From a single Streptomyces rubradiris genomic region:
- a CDS encoding ATP-binding protein: MPDNGTQQPSGCTGMTEAQWRLPHGPRSAGRARALLRAQLTEWKIDGEVADNAELLLAELMSNAIRHARRPAGREIGVRIARYDSRLRVEVADANQARPVPKTVATDDEQGRGLAIIRALSVRWGCCPRRHGIGKAVWAELLLPSSTQPR, encoded by the coding sequence ATGCCAGACAACGGCACCCAACAACCGTCCGGATGCACCGGTATGACGGAAGCCCAATGGCGCCTGCCCCATGGCCCGCGCAGTGCCGGACGTGCCCGTGCTTTACTCCGCGCACAACTCACCGAATGGAAGATCGACGGCGAAGTCGCCGACAACGCCGAGCTGTTGCTCGCGGAACTGATGAGCAACGCCATCCGGCACGCCCGGAGACCGGCCGGCCGGGAGATCGGCGTCCGCATCGCCCGGTACGACAGCCGACTGAGGGTAGAGGTGGCCGACGCCAACCAAGCCCGACCGGTGCCGAAGACGGTGGCGACCGACGACGAACAGGGCCGCGGTCTCGCCATCATCAGGGCCCTGTCGGTGCGTTGGGGCTGCTGTCCCCGGCGGCACGGCATCGGGAAGGCGGTCTGGGCCGAGCTGTTGCTGCCGTCCAGCACTCAGCCCAGGTGA
- a CDS encoding GntR family transcriptional regulator, with protein MSGRETGRQPKYQRIAAELRAAVEAGRYGPGDRLPGENDLMAEHGVARMTARQALGVLQAEGIAEARKGAGVFVRDFRPIRRRGIERLARARWAEGRSIWSTDIGDRELVVDSVEVTEESAPAAVAAVLGLGEDTNVCARRRRFVLDGKPVLLSTSYLPAGLVAGTAITRPETGPGGTYARLAELGHGPVRFREEVRSRMPGVEEAERLALSAGVPVVLIARTAFDAEGRAVEVNEMVLDSSAYVLEYDFEA; from the coding sequence ATGAGCGGCCGGGAGACAGGGCGGCAGCCCAAGTACCAGCGGATCGCGGCGGAGCTTCGCGCGGCGGTCGAGGCCGGCCGGTACGGACCGGGGGACCGGTTGCCCGGTGAGAACGACCTGATGGCGGAACACGGCGTCGCGCGGATGACGGCACGGCAGGCGCTGGGCGTGCTTCAGGCGGAGGGCATCGCGGAAGCCCGCAAGGGTGCCGGGGTGTTCGTCCGGGACTTCCGGCCCATCCGCCGCCGGGGCATCGAGCGGCTCGCGCGAGCGCGGTGGGCCGAGGGGCGTTCCATCTGGTCCACCGACATCGGGGACCGGGAACTGGTCGTCGACTCCGTCGAGGTGACCGAGGAATCGGCGCCCGCCGCCGTCGCGGCGGTGCTGGGGCTCGGCGAGGACACGAACGTCTGTGCCCGGCGGCGGCGCTTCGTGCTCGATGGCAAGCCGGTGCTGCTGTCCACGTCCTATCTGCCGGCCGGGCTCGTCGCGGGTACGGCGATCACCCGGCCGGAGACCGGGCCCGGTGGCACGTACGCGCGGCTCGCGGAGCTGGGGCACGGGCCCGTGCGGTTCCGGGAGGAGGTCCGGTCCCGGATGCCGGGTGTGGAGGAGGCCGAGCGGCTGGCGCTGTCGGCGGGTGTGCCGGTCGTGCTGATCGCGCGCACCGCCTTCGACGCCGAAGGGCGTGCCGTCGAGGTCAACGAGATGGTGCTGGACTCCTCGGCCTACGTCCTGGAGTACGACTTCGAGGCCTGA